One Psychrobacillus glaciei genomic region harbors:
- a CDS encoding response regulator transcription factor, whose translation MDTHKIMIVDDDPHICEIVQVYCEREGFISSYSHSGTEAMELLASFEPDLIVLDVLLANENGIDWCMNARSYTNAPIVFLSSCEEDEVKISALSYGGDDYVTKPFSPGVLMAKIKAHLRRVSTGRREQLLELPGLTLDFYTQSVTMGSEPIFLSKKEFSLLSYMAQNVNRVVTADTLFQLIWGMESLEDTRTVAVHISNLRKKIEADPVNPERIVTIRGAGYMLVARSSFKART comes from the coding sequence ATGGACACGCACAAAATTATGATTGTCGATGATGATCCCCATATATGCGAAATTGTTCAGGTGTATTGCGAGAGGGAGGGTTTCATATCCTCCTACAGTCATAGCGGAACAGAAGCCATGGAGCTGCTTGCGTCTTTCGAGCCGGATTTGATTGTACTGGATGTACTGCTGGCTAATGAAAACGGCATAGATTGGTGCATGAACGCACGTAGCTACACGAATGCGCCGATTGTGTTTCTGAGCAGCTGTGAGGAAGACGAGGTGAAAATCAGCGCATTATCCTATGGCGGCGACGATTATGTGACCAAGCCGTTCAGTCCTGGAGTACTCATGGCCAAGATCAAGGCTCACCTTCGTAGGGTGTCAACGGGCAGAAGGGAACAACTGCTGGAATTACCGGGTTTGACACTGGATTTCTATACACAATCCGTCACCATGGGTAGTGAACCCATCTTTTTATCGAAAAAAGAGTTCAGTCTGCTGTCCTATATGGCACAAAACGTTAATCGTGTCGTCACTGCCGATACGTTGTTTCAGCTCATCTGGGGGATGGAGAGTCTGGAGGATACGAGAACGGTCGCTGTACACATTAGTAATTTACGTAAAAAAATCGAGGCTGACCCTGTCAATCCTGAAAGAATCGTTACGATTCGGGGGGCCGGATATATGCTGGTTGCCAGAAGTTCGTTTAAAGCGCGAACATAG
- a CDS encoding sensor histidine kinase, with product MRGIHRIGSRTILLHIVVAVVVGLVISYAVISSPAPPEFQSEEGILDLTQVHVSENPIKLKGEWAFYWQELLSPADIQIRSARDGNNDRWINIPGSWLGYRLDGQQLNGTGFATFRVVIQLSEQDRNERLALRLPTIFNAYKLWVNGELLEEVGVVGQDRSEVTPQLATNLVFFQPKNDRVELVMQVANFHHKRGGITKYIELGGSDVLTVRKNLKIAAEMFITASLLVIGVYHLLLYVLRRKDMAPLYFGLFTTLSGIRSLLVGELLLTQLWPSFPWGLQFKIEYLILCIIGYIITMYFDSIFPNYVSRWFHLVTRIVTGAFCIVVVVTPAIIYTKMLPMIGVMVVFHMVYLMVGLVKAAIRRMEGALIFLLVSVVGLVTVVNDFLYYNEWSRIGNTSPLGLLVFTIAQMILLSSRFTRAASNEERIALELQVANDKLTDMNMSLERTVQERTQALSAAHDDLRTSYDRLLHSEHGRKKLLAYITHDLRMPLSSMLGYVEAVQDRVKPERNEQYLKYIRDNTIRINRMIEELSFLSHLETGQVSFVMEPVHVIHFLCGFFEQYELVVRDAGLDFMLDIGDAEDQRPNLPVVEMDAQRLNQALFNLVSNAMKFTSMGGLVRIALTVDEVNHTRYAIISVQDSGTGIPQDQLEQIFDRNYRYGRPGVENEVEGSGLGLAICREIVQAHGGTVRAESDGKTGSIFHVSLPCIVEGR from the coding sequence ATGAGGGGTATTCACCGAATCGGTTCGCGTACGATCTTGCTTCATATAGTTGTTGCCGTTGTTGTTGGTTTGGTTATAAGCTATGCCGTCATCTCTTCACCGGCACCCCCTGAGTTCCAAAGTGAAGAAGGCATTCTGGATTTAACGCAGGTTCATGTCAGTGAGAATCCGATAAAGTTAAAAGGGGAGTGGGCGTTCTACTGGCAAGAGCTACTGTCGCCTGCGGACATACAGATTCGTTCGGCAAGGGACGGAAATAATGACCGCTGGATCAACATCCCGGGCTCCTGGCTAGGCTATCGGTTAGATGGTCAGCAGTTGAACGGTACAGGCTTTGCAACCTTTCGGGTGGTTATCCAACTTAGCGAGCAGGATAGGAATGAGCGCCTTGCTTTGCGACTTCCTACCATCTTTAATGCGTATAAATTATGGGTTAATGGCGAATTGCTGGAAGAAGTTGGTGTAGTTGGTCAGGACAGGAGTGAAGTGACCCCGCAGCTGGCAACGAATCTGGTGTTCTTCCAGCCCAAGAATGATAGGGTGGAGCTGGTAATGCAAGTAGCCAACTTTCATCATAAGCGTGGCGGCATCACCAAGTATATTGAGTTGGGCGGCAGTGATGTGTTAACGGTCAGGAAAAATCTGAAAATCGCCGCTGAAATGTTCATCACCGCAAGCCTTCTGGTAATTGGTGTATATCACTTGCTGTTGTATGTACTACGACGCAAAGACATGGCGCCGTTGTATTTCGGTCTGTTCACCACGTTGTCCGGTATCCGATCCTTGCTGGTCGGCGAGCTCTTACTCACACAATTGTGGCCATCTTTTCCATGGGGATTGCAGTTCAAGATCGAATACCTGATTCTTTGCATCATTGGTTATATCATAACGATGTACTTTGATAGCATTTTTCCGAATTATGTGTCGCGTTGGTTTCATCTTGTCACGCGGATCGTTACCGGCGCATTCTGTATCGTTGTTGTGGTGACCCCTGCCATTATTTATACAAAAATGTTACCGATGATCGGTGTGATGGTAGTTTTCCATATGGTTTATCTGATGGTTGGGCTAGTCAAAGCGGCTATACGGCGTATGGAGGGAGCGCTAATCTTCCTGCTCGTGTCGGTGGTTGGTTTAGTTACTGTCGTCAACGATTTTTTATATTACAATGAATGGTCACGAATTGGAAATACATCTCCGCTTGGTCTGTTGGTGTTTACGATCGCACAGATGATTCTACTTTCTTCGAGATTTACGAGGGCGGCATCGAACGAAGAGAGAATTGCACTTGAGCTGCAGGTTGCTAACGACAAGCTGACTGATATGAATATGAGTTTGGAGAGGACCGTGCAGGAACGCACACAGGCTTTATCCGCAGCTCATGATGATCTCCGGACTTCGTATGACCGATTGCTTCACTCCGAGCACGGGAGAAAAAAGCTTCTTGCCTATATTACGCATGATCTGCGTATGCCGTTGTCCAGCATGCTTGGTTACGTCGAGGCTGTGCAGGACAGGGTCAAGCCGGAACGTAATGAACAGTACCTGAAGTATATCCGGGATAACACGATAAGGATTAACCGCATGATCGAGGAGTTGTCTTTCTTGTCACATTTGGAGACGGGACAAGTCTCGTTCGTAATGGAGCCGGTTCATGTCATACACTTCTTGTGTGGTTTTTTTGAACAATATGAGCTGGTTGTGCGTGACGCAGGATTGGATTTCATGCTGGATATCGGAGATGCAGAAGATCAACGACCTAACTTGCCTGTTGTCGAGATGGATGCGCAAAGATTAAATCAGGCTTTGTTTAATCTGGTGTCGAACGCGATGAAGTTCACCTCTATGGGTGGGCTGGTTCGTATTGCGCTAACTGTGGACGAGGTGAATCATACCCGCTATGCGATAATTAGTGTACAAGATTCCGGCACAGGTATTCCTCAAGATCAGCTCGAGCAAATCTTTGATCGCAATTACAGGTATGGTCGACCGGGCGTGGAGAATGAAGTAGAGGGCAGCGGGCTCGGGCTGGCGATTTGCAGGGAAATCGTACAAGCGCATGGAGGGACGGTTCGTGCGGAGAGCGACGGTAAGACGGGGTCGATATTCCATGTATCGCTTCCTTGTATTGTAGAAGGAAGGTGA
- the rlmH gene encoding 23S rRNA (pseudouridine(1915)-N(3))-methyltransferase RlmH yields MNIQIISVGKLKEKYLKLGIEEYAKRLSSYAKMDLVEVADEKAPENLSDADMEIVKKKEGERILAKISADTYVIALAIDGKMKSSEQLASDLESLMTYGKSKIAFVIGGSLGLHEEVLKRSDEKLSFGKMTLPHQLMKLVLIEQIYRAFRIIRNEPYHK; encoded by the coding sequence GTGAATATACAAATTATCTCGGTTGGAAAATTAAAAGAAAAGTACTTAAAACTGGGGATAGAAGAATATGCAAAACGATTAAGTAGTTATGCAAAAATGGATTTGGTAGAAGTGGCAGATGAGAAGGCACCAGAAAATCTAAGTGATGCTGATATGGAAATCGTTAAGAAAAAAGAAGGAGAACGTATTTTAGCAAAAATCAGTGCAGATACATATGTTATTGCACTTGCAATTGATGGTAAAATGAAATCTTCTGAGCAACTAGCAAGTGATCTCGAATCCTTAATGACGTATGGAAAAAGTAAAATTGCATTTGTCATTGGTGGCTCACTAGGTTTACACGAAGAAGTACTGAAACGATCAGATGAAAAACTCTCATTTGGGAAGATGACGTTGCCACATCAATTAATGAAGTTAGTATTAATCGAGCAGATTTATCGAGCATTTCGCATTATTAGAAATGAACCGTACCATAAGTAG
- a CDS encoding CxxH/CxxC protein: MRIFSCEIHINQALDMFVAEQKTFPMLEKLLDEEKLSTNCTYCDDQAVYIVGSEK, from the coding sequence TTGAGAATATTCAGTTGTGAAATTCATATAAATCAAGCTTTAGACATGTTTGTAGCAGAACAAAAAACCTTTCCAATGTTAGAAAAATTATTGGACGAAGAAAAGTTATCCACAAATTGCACATACTGTGATGATCAAGCAGTATATATTGTAGGGAGTGAAAAATAG